The Mytilus galloprovincialis chromosome 2, xbMytGall1.hap1.1, whole genome shotgun sequence genome has a window encoding:
- the LOC143063779 gene encoding geranylgeranyl transferase type-2 subunit beta-like, translated as MGTPVKDVTIPDSALRSLILQKHCDYIASYGTKKDDYEYCITEYLRMSGMYWGLTVMDMMGQLDRMNKDEVIQFIQQCQHECGGIGASVGHDPHLLYTLSAVQILTLYDATDTINVDKVVDYVKNLQQDDGSFYGDKWGEVDTRFSFCAVTCLALLKRLDAIDIEHAVEFVLTCMNFDGGFGCRPGSESHSGQIYCCVGMLAIVGQLHHINADLLGWWLCERQLPSGGLNGRPEKLPDVCYSWWVLASLKIIGKIHWIDKAKLTKFILACQDDETGGFADRPGDMVDPFHTLFGIAGLSLLGEDKIKPVNPVFCMPEEVIRGNGIQLELL; from the exons ATG gGAACCCCAGTAAAAGACGTGACGATACCAGACAGTGCCCTGAGGTCCCTCATTCTACAGAAACATTGTGATTATATAGCTTCATATGGGACTAAGAAAGATGATTAT GAGTATTGTATCACAGAGTATCTACGTATGAGTGGGATGTATTGGGGTCTAACAGTTATGGATATGATGGGACAATTGGACAGAATGAACAAAGATGAAGTTATACAGTTTATACAGCAATGTCAACACGAGTGTGGAGGAATAGGTGCCAGTGTGGGTCATGACCCTCATTTGCTTTATACTCTGAGTGCTGTGCAG attTTGACCCTGTATGATGCTACAGATACAATAAATGTAGACAAAGTTGTAGACTATGTTAAAAACTTACAACAGGATGATGGTAGTTTCTACGGTGATAAATGGG GGGAAGTTGACACCAGATTTTCATTTTGTGCTGTTACATGTTTAGCGTTATTA AAAAGACTTGATGCAATAGATATAGAACATGCAGTAGAGTTTGTGTTGACCTGTATGAACTTTGATGGTGGGTTTGGCTGTAGACCAGGAAGTGAATCTCATTCAGGACAAATTTATTGTTGTGTAGGAATGTTAGCTATTGTAGGACAACTTCATCATATTAATGCAGATTTATTGGGTTGGTGGTTGTGTGAGAGACAACTACCCTCTGGTGGACTAAATG GTAGACCAGAGAAATTACCTGACGTTTGTTATTCCTGGTGGGTTTTAGCCTCACTTAAAATTATAGGAAAAATACACTGGATTGATAAG GCTAAACTAACAAAATTTATTCTGGCATGTCAAGATGACGAGACAGGAGGGTTTGCAGACAGACCTGGAGATATG GTTGATCCATTCCACACGTTATTTGGCATAGCTGGACTTTCATTGTTAGGAGAAGATAAAATAAAACCTGTCAACCCTGTGTTCTGTATGCCTGAGGAAGTCATAAGGGGGAATGGGATACAGTTAGAACTCTTgtga